In one Arenibacter antarcticus genomic region, the following are encoded:
- the mreD gene encoding rod shape-determining protein MreD yields MTSNSTFIIIIRFILLILVQVLVFNKLNFFGYINPMVYIIFLYWYPIKEKRSLFILLCFLLGIMVDWFSDTMAIHAAATVTIAYLRPTIMRFCFGVNIEFQNFKLTNSTKAQQITFLLLLIIIHHLIFFTLEIFSFKNTLLILKKVLFTSMATLALSLLLNSLFSVKKR; encoded by the coding sequence ATGACCAGCAATAGCACTTTTATCATTATCATTAGGTTTATACTACTAATTTTAGTTCAGGTATTGGTGTTTAATAAACTTAATTTTTTTGGATATATAAACCCAATGGTTTATATTATATTCCTGTATTGGTACCCGATCAAGGAAAAACGATCTCTTTTTATTTTGTTGTGCTTTTTACTAGGTATAATGGTAGACTGGTTTTCTGATACCATGGCCATTCATGCAGCAGCAACCGTTACCATTGCATATTTACGACCCACTATTATGCGTTTCTGTTTTGGTGTAAATATTGAATTTCAAAATTTCAAACTCACCAATTCTACTAAGGCCCAACAAATTACGTTTCTTTTATTATTAATTATTATACACCATTTAATTTTCTTTACCCTAGAGATTTTCAGTTTTAAAAATACACTGTTAATTTTGAAAAAGGTTTTATTTACTAGTATGGCAACCTTAGCACTAAGCCTTCTGTTGAATTCCCTTTTTAGTGTCAAAAAACGATGA
- the mreC gene encoding rod shape-determining protein MreC → MQQIINFILRYKNFLLYALLLTIALTFTIRAQSYHHSKFFNSANWLTGNIYGTSNNITTYFGLGVENKKLLEENKKLRIQLFNQEKETPEPLDSTNTNYRVITGQVIKNSYSLPRNYITIDKGSADGLEIDMGVITPNGILGIVEHTSKNFAMVQSILNVRSRINAKLKNTNHYGSLVWNTKDYHMVQLNDIERLVPLNIGDTIVTGASSSIFPENIPIGVINNFDINNSKSSYSIDIKLFTDMTTIKNVYVIENEQREEIKELESKIRNDQQ, encoded by the coding sequence ATGCAGCAGATTATCAATTTTATACTAAGATATAAAAACTTCTTGCTCTATGCGTTGTTATTAACCATAGCACTTACGTTTACCATACGGGCACAGTCCTATCACCATTCCAAGTTTTTCAATTCGGCCAACTGGCTTACAGGCAACATCTACGGGACCTCAAACAATATTACCACCTATTTTGGCCTTGGGGTGGAAAACAAAAAATTGCTGGAAGAAAACAAAAAATTGCGCATCCAATTGTTCAATCAGGAAAAGGAGACTCCAGAACCTTTAGATTCCACCAATACTAATTACAGGGTAATAACTGGCCAAGTAATAAAGAACAGTTACTCCCTTCCAAGAAACTATATCACTATAGACAAAGGAAGTGCCGATGGATTGGAAATAGACATGGGGGTCATTACACCAAACGGAATATTAGGTATAGTGGAGCACACTTCCAAAAATTTTGCAATGGTACAAAGTATCTTAAATGTTAGATCTAGGATCAATGCAAAACTCAAAAACACCAACCATTATGGCTCTTTGGTCTGGAACACCAAAGATTACCACATGGTCCAATTAAACGATATAGAACGTCTGGTTCCCTTAAACATTGGGGATACTATTGTTACTGGCGCATCTTCAAGTATATTTCCAGAAAACATTCCTATTGGTGTCATCAATAATTTTGATATCAATAATTCCAAAAGCTCCTACAGCATTGATATTAAACTGTTTACCGACATGACTACTATAAAGAATGTGTATGTCATTGAGAACGAGCAACGCGAGGAAATTAAAGAATTAGAATCCAAGATCCGCAATGACCAGCAATAG
- a CDS encoding rod shape-determining protein — MGFFDFLTEEIAIDLGTANTLIIHNDKVVVDSPSIVARDRISGKIIAVGKEASMMQGKTHENIKTIRPLKDGVIADFDASEKMLMMFIKNIPALKKKWFPPALRMVICIPSGITEVEMRAVKESAERVNGKEVYLIHEPMAAAIGIGLDIMQPKGNMIVDIGGGTTEIAVIALGGIVCDKSVKIAGDVFTNDIIYYMRTQHNLYVGESTAENIKITIGSATEDLQTPPDEMSVQGRDLLTGKPKQVSVSYREIAKALDKSILRVEDAVMETLSQTPPELAADIYNTGIYLAGGGSMLRGLDRRLSQKTDLPVYIAEDPLRAVVRGTGIALKNLDRYKSILIK; from the coding sequence ATGGGATTTTTCGATTTCTTAACCGAGGAAATAGCGATAGATTTAGGAACTGCTAACACCCTCATTATTCATAACGACAAAGTTGTTGTAGACAGTCCATCTATTGTTGCCCGGGATAGGATCAGTGGTAAAATCATTGCAGTTGGCAAGGAAGCCAGTATGATGCAAGGAAAGACCCATGAGAACATTAAGACCATTAGACCATTAAAAGATGGTGTAATCGCAGATTTCGATGCATCAGAAAAGATGCTAATGATGTTTATTAAGAACATCCCCGCCCTTAAGAAAAAATGGTTTCCGCCTGCATTGCGCATGGTAATCTGTATTCCATCCGGAATTACAGAAGTGGAAATGAGAGCGGTAAAGGAATCTGCAGAACGAGTAAATGGCAAGGAAGTATACTTGATCCACGAACCCATGGCAGCAGCCATCGGAATTGGTTTGGACATTATGCAACCCAAAGGAAATATGATTGTGGACATAGGTGGAGGAACCACTGAGATTGCAGTAATTGCGCTAGGAGGAATTGTTTGCGACAAGTCTGTTAAAATTGCGGGTGATGTATTTACCAATGACATCATCTATTATATGCGTACACAACACAATTTGTATGTTGGCGAAAGCACTGCCGAGAACATTAAAATAACAATCGGCTCTGCAACCGAAGACTTGCAAACGCCCCCCGACGAAATGTCGGTTCAAGGAAGGGACCTACTTACTGGGAAACCCAAACAAGTATCCGTTTCCTATCGGGAAATAGCCAAGGCCTTGGACAAATCCATTTTACGCGTGGAGGATGCGGTAATGGAAACCTTATCGCAAACACCACCAGAATTAGCAGCCGACATTTACAATACAGGAATCTATTTAGCAGGTGGCGGATCTATGTTAAGAGGATTAGACAGGCGTTTATCCCAAAAGACCGATCTGCCCGTATATATAGCAGAAGACCCATTAAGAGCCGTTGTTAGAGGCACTGGGATTGCTTTAAAGAACTTGGATCGCTATAAGAGTATCTTGATCAAATAA
- the purH gene encoding bifunctional phosphoribosylaminoimidazolecarboxamide formyltransferase/IMP cyclohydrolase — protein sequence MSTPKKATSALISVFHKDGLAPLVKKFNELGITIYSTGGTEQFIKELGIDVVPVEDVTSYPSILGGRVKTLHPKVFGGILNRQDNQGDQDQLKEYGIPQLDIVIVDLYPFEKTVASGAPEQEIIEKIDIGGISLIRAAAKNYKDTLCVSSMNDYDEVLEIITNGNGSTTLEERRRFATKSFNISSHYDSAIFNYFNKDHGQPTLKLSETNGQVLRYGENPHQKGFFFGDFDAMFQKLNGKELSYNNLLDVDAAVNLIEEFKQNEPTFAILKHNNACGLATRSTIKQAYVDALAGDPVSAFGGVLISNVEIDEATATEIHSLFCEVVIAPSYSPEALEILKGKKNRIILIKKEVALPDTTVRTCLNGVLLQEKDNKTDALEDLTNVTNENPTDQELEDLIFASKLCKHTKSNTIVLAKNKQLFASGTGQTSRVDALNQAIHKAKSFNFDLNGAVMASDAFFPFPDCVEIAHKSGVSSVIQPGGSIKDQLSIDYCNENGISMVMTGTRHFKH from the coding sequence ATGAGCACTCCAAAAAAAGCTACATCGGCCTTAATCTCTGTATTCCATAAAGATGGGTTAGCACCTTTAGTGAAAAAGTTTAACGAGTTGGGAATCACCATCTATTCTACTGGTGGCACGGAACAGTTTATTAAGGAATTGGGCATTGATGTGGTTCCTGTGGAGGACGTTACCAGCTATCCTTCCATATTAGGAGGTAGGGTTAAAACCTTACACCCTAAAGTGTTTGGGGGAATTCTTAACCGTCAGGACAACCAAGGAGACCAGGACCAGTTGAAGGAATATGGAATTCCACAGTTGGATATTGTTATCGTGGACCTATATCCGTTTGAAAAAACAGTTGCCAGTGGTGCTCCAGAACAAGAAATTATTGAAAAAATTGACATAGGCGGTATTTCATTGATACGCGCTGCAGCTAAAAACTACAAGGATACCCTTTGCGTATCCTCAATGAACGATTATGACGAGGTGTTGGAAATAATAACAAATGGTAACGGAAGCACTACTTTGGAAGAACGTAGGCGTTTTGCAACTAAATCTTTTAATATTTCATCTCATTACGATTCAGCGATCTTCAATTATTTCAATAAAGATCATGGGCAGCCTACTTTAAAATTGAGCGAAACCAACGGACAGGTATTACGCTACGGGGAGAATCCACACCAAAAGGGATTTTTCTTTGGAGATTTTGACGCCATGTTTCAAAAATTAAATGGCAAGGAGCTATCCTACAACAACCTATTGGATGTAGATGCCGCGGTAAATCTCATCGAAGAATTTAAACAAAACGAGCCTACCTTTGCTATTTTAAAGCATAACAACGCCTGTGGCTTAGCTACGCGTTCAACCATAAAACAAGCCTATGTAGATGCATTGGCTGGAGACCCAGTATCTGCCTTTGGAGGTGTCTTGATCAGTAATGTAGAGATTGATGAAGCTACTGCCACGGAAATCCACTCCCTATTCTGCGAGGTGGTGATTGCACCGAGCTATTCCCCAGAAGCCTTGGAAATTTTAAAAGGCAAAAAGAACCGGATTATATTGATCAAAAAGGAAGTAGCACTACCAGACACAACGGTAAGGACTTGTTTAAACGGAGTATTGTTACAGGAAAAGGACAACAAGACAGATGCCTTGGAAGACTTGACTAATGTTACCAATGAAAATCCTACCGACCAGGAATTGGAAGACTTAATATTTGCCTCCAAACTGTGTAAGCACACCAAAAGTAACACTATAGTCTTAGCAAAAAACAAGCAGTTATTTGCTAGTGGCACCGGACAAACATCCCGTGTAGATGCCCTAAACCAAGCAATTCACAAAGCTAAATCGTTTAATTTTGATTTAAATGGGGCCGTTATGGCAAGTGATGCCTTCTTCCCTTTTCCAGATTGTGTAGAAATTGCGCATAAAAGTGGTGTCTCTAGCGTTATACAACCCGGAGGGTCCATCAAAGACCAGCTGAGCATCGATTATTGCAATGAAAATGGAATTTCCATGGTAATGACTGGCACCCGCCATTTTAAACATTAA
- a CDS encoding GAF domain-containing protein yields the protein MLHQLKSKVSDIIKESDKDTNEKLLAICELLKENVPYYDWVGFYFRNGNKEELKLGPYAGTPTDHTIIPFGKGICGQVAVSNKNFVVPDVGAQDNYIACSITVKAEIVVPLFVNGKNIGQIDIDSNTPDPFSEEDERFLEYINQEVAKIY from the coding sequence ATGCTCCATCAATTAAAATCAAAAGTATCGGATATTATAAAGGAATCAGACAAGGATACCAACGAAAAACTACTGGCCATCTGCGAATTGTTAAAAGAAAACGTGCCCTATTACGATTGGGTCGGATTTTATTTTAGGAACGGCAATAAGGAAGAACTTAAATTGGGGCCTTATGCAGGGACTCCAACGGACCACACCATAATTCCTTTTGGAAAGGGCATTTGTGGTCAGGTGGCGGTATCCAACAAAAACTTCGTAGTGCCCGATGTAGGCGCCCAAGACAATTATATTGCCTGCAGTATTACAGTAAAGGCCGAGATAGTAGTCCCCCTTTTTGTAAATGGAAAAAACATTGGGCAAATAGATATAGATTCAAACACTCCAGATCCCTTTTCCGAGGAAGATGAGCGCTTTTTGGAATACATCAACCAAGAAGTAGCAAAAATTTATTAA
- a CDS encoding HYC_CC_PP family protein: MKQVFRKLISLLLAFFIFAATVSWTVEIHYCLGHLVDIALFQKAESCGMNIIANQGVASINLESLHCCSDEVISIKGLEDLTYSVKDFKLALPFVFTVPLNTQIHFLEANGLLPIPIIYSPPPIFLGDIHVLQQVFLI; the protein is encoded by the coding sequence ATGAAACAAGTATTTCGTAAATTAATATCCTTGCTGCTGGCATTTTTCATCTTTGCCGCTACCGTCTCTTGGACGGTAGAAATACATTATTGCCTAGGCCATCTTGTAGACATTGCCCTTTTTCAAAAGGCAGAAAGTTGTGGTATGAATATCATAGCGAACCAAGGAGTGGCGTCTATTAATTTAGAGTCCCTCCATTGTTGCAGTGATGAGGTAATTTCCATTAAGGGCTTAGAAGACTTGACGTATTCTGTTAAGGACTTTAAGTTGGCGTTGCCATTTGTTTTTACGGTGCCGTTAAATACGCAAATCCATTTTCTTGAGGCAAACGGTTTACTTCCCATTCCTATAATCTACAGTCCGCCACCCATATTTTTAGGTGACATACATGTGCTTCAACAGGTTTTTCTTATTTGA
- a CDS encoding carboxypeptidase-like regulatory domain-containing protein, whose amino-acid sequence MRNFLIVILFSLPFLVFSQRNIEGVILESNPGNKSLGLSGANVYWLNSQIGTISREDGSFVIPFKPEYDQLVISYVGFQSDTLAVTTPQKLRHWLKPSNALEEVVVQKKRDALQKSYFSPQNVVTINSAELLKAACCNLSESFETNPSIDVNFSDALTGTKQIQMLGLTSPYLLITQENIPMVRGASQVYGLSFTPGTWVESIQITKGAGSVVNGYESISGQINAELVKPLTDKRLFVNGYANMNGRLELNTHLNHAISDKWSTGLYLHGNYRNAKEDENRDGFLDAPLGNQINILNRWQYQNPEKGWVSFFNLRFLNDEKQAGETNFNPNTDKFTSNSWGSEIDTRRFDSSLKVGYVFPELPFQSVGIQSAYSLHMQDSYFGFNRYNIDHESSYTSLLFSSIIGDTRSKFKTGFSFAYDSYTEMVNTLDFSREDKSLGAFFEYSYDDLKKVSLTAGIRVDSHNNLGNFVTPRLHVRYLPWERGSIKGSIGRGRRAANIFAENQQMFGSAREIEILGQEGSVYGLDAEDAWNYGIGFLQGFTLFQRPGSFALDYYITDFRNQVVVDWENPQAILFYNLDGKSAARSLQLEVNHEVLKNVELRTAYKFYDVETDYVSGSLQKPLQAQHRFFANIGYVTKLKENGSQWRLDYTLHVLGKQRLPNTNSNPVAYQLGEYSPSYSLMNAQMTKVFSDSFEIYIGGENLTDYVQDRPVLGAEDPFGVNFDTTIIYGPTMGRMFYAGFRYKL is encoded by the coding sequence GTGAGGAATTTTTTAATTGTTATTTTATTTAGTCTGCCATTTCTGGTCTTTTCTCAAAGGAATATTGAGGGTGTAATTTTAGAATCCAATCCGGGAAATAAGTCCCTTGGATTATCGGGTGCCAATGTTTATTGGTTAAATTCCCAAATAGGGACCATAAGTAGGGAGGATGGTAGTTTTGTTATCCCTTTTAAGCCAGAATATGATCAATTGGTGATTAGTTATGTAGGGTTTCAATCCGATACCTTAGCCGTAACCACGCCTCAAAAGCTACGCCATTGGCTAAAGCCTTCCAACGCGTTAGAGGAGGTAGTGGTCCAAAAGAAGCGAGATGCATTGCAGAAGTCCTATTTTAGTCCCCAGAATGTGGTTACGATTAACAGTGCGGAATTGTTAAAGGCAGCCTGTTGTAATTTATCCGAAAGTTTTGAGACCAATCCGTCTATAGATGTCAATTTTTCCGACGCCCTTACCGGAACCAAACAGATCCAGATGTTGGGACTTACCAGTCCTTATTTATTGATAACCCAAGAGAATATCCCCATGGTACGCGGTGCCTCACAGGTGTACGGACTTAGTTTTACTCCGGGGACATGGGTAGAAAGTATTCAGATTACCAAAGGGGCAGGGAGTGTTGTAAATGGGTACGAGAGTATATCTGGGCAGATAAATGCAGAGCTAGTTAAGCCCCTAACGGATAAGCGTCTTTTTGTTAATGGTTATGCCAATATGAATGGCAGGCTGGAATTGAATACCCATCTGAATCATGCTATAAGCGACAAATGGAGCACTGGACTTTACTTGCATGGAAATTACAGGAATGCTAAGGAGGATGAAAATAGAGATGGTTTTTTAGATGCCCCGCTGGGGAATCAAATCAATATCTTAAACAGATGGCAATACCAAAACCCAGAAAAAGGATGGGTTAGTTTCTTTAATCTGAGATTTTTGAATGATGAAAAACAGGCAGGTGAGACCAATTTTAATCCAAATACCGATAAATTCACCTCTAATTCCTGGGGTAGTGAAATAGATACTCGCAGGTTTGATTCTTCCTTAAAGGTAGGATATGTTTTTCCAGAACTCCCGTTTCAGAGTGTAGGCATTCAATCTGCCTATAGTTTGCATATGCAGGATTCCTATTTTGGTTTTAACCGCTATAATATAGATCATGAAAGCAGTTATACCAGCTTGCTCTTTAGTTCAATCATTGGTGATACCCGAAGCAAATTTAAGACAGGGTTTTCCTTTGCTTATGACAGCTATACGGAAATGGTGAATACCTTGGATTTTTCTAGGGAAGATAAGTCTCTAGGTGCATTTTTCGAATACAGTTATGACGATTTAAAGAAAGTAAGCCTAACAGCGGGTATTAGGGTGGACAGCCACAATAATCTAGGGAACTTTGTTACTCCAAGACTCCATGTTCGTTATCTGCCTTGGGAGCGAGGGAGTATTAAGGGTTCTATAGGACGTGGGAGACGTGCGGCTAATATATTTGCTGAGAACCAACAAATGTTTGGTTCCGCTCGGGAAATTGAGATCTTGGGACAAGAAGGAAGCGTCTACGGGCTTGATGCGGAGGATGCTTGGAATTACGGTATTGGTTTTCTTCAGGGCTTTACCTTATTCCAAAGGCCTGGAAGTTTTGCGTTGGATTACTATATCACCGATTTTAGAAATCAGGTAGTTGTGGATTGGGAGAACCCCCAAGCGATTTTGTTCTATAATCTAGATGGAAAAAGTGCGGCTAGGAGTCTTCAGTTAGAGGTTAACCATGAGGTTTTAAAGAATGTTGAGTTGAGGACTGCTTATAAGTTCTATGATGTGGAAACGGACTATGTTTCTGGTTCCCTACAGAAGCCTTTGCAGGCGCAGCATCGTTTTTTTGCCAATATTGGCTATGTGACTAAGCTAAAGGAAAACGGTTCCCAATGGCGATTGGATTATACCTTGCACGTACTGGGAAAACAGCGTTTACCGAATACGAACAGTAATCCAGTAGCGTACCAATTGGGAGAATATTCACCTTCATATAGTTTGATGAATGCCCAAATGACGAAAGTCTTTTCGGACAGTTTTGAAATTTATATAGGTGGGGAAAACTTAACGGATTACGTTCAGGATAGGCCGGTGTTAGGGGCAGAGGATCCTTTTGGGGTCAATTTTGATACTACTATTATTTACGGTCCTACCATGGGTAGGATGTTTTATGCGGGATTTAGATATAAATTATAA
- a CDS encoding heavy-metal-associated domain-containing protein — translation MKIKNTILGFAFAALSMVAYGQEKNKKISFEVNGKCSMCKERIEEAALGVKGVKFASWDIPTHQLSLILNERKTNSMKVKTALVAVGHDTEELKATEVAYDGIHPCCKYREDNSDDGKHH, via the coding sequence ATGAAAATTAAAAATACAATATTGGGTTTTGCGTTCGCTGCTTTATCAATGGTAGCTTATGGGCAGGAAAAGAATAAAAAAATAAGCTTTGAGGTAAATGGAAAGTGCTCTATGTGTAAAGAGCGGATAGAAGAGGCAGCCCTAGGGGTGAAGGGGGTGAAATTTGCCTCTTGGGATATCCCTACCCATCAGTTATCCTTAATCTTAAACGAACGTAAAACAAATTCTATGAAGGTTAAAACGGCCCTAGTAGCGGTAGGGCACGATACTGAGGAGCTTAAGGCGACCGAAGTGGCCTATGATGGTATACATCCATGTTGCAAGTATAGAGAGGACAATTCTGACGATGGAAAGCATCACTAG
- the groL gene encoding chaperonin GroEL (60 kDa chaperone family; promotes refolding of misfolded polypeptides especially under stressful conditions; forms two stacked rings of heptamers to form a barrel-shaped 14mer; ends can be capped by GroES; misfolded proteins enter the barrel where they are refolded when GroES binds) — MAKDIKFDIDARDGLKRGVDALANAVKVTLGPKGRNVIISKSFGAPMITKDGVTVAKEIELADALENMGAQMVKEVASKTNDLAGDGTTTATVLAQAIVKEGLKNVAAGANPMDLKRGIDKAVAVIVEDLARQTKKIGDSSEKIKQVAAISSNNDETIGDLIAQAFEKVGKEGVITVEEAKGTDTYVDVVEGMQFDRGYLSPYFVTDSEKMTADLENPYILLYDKKISSMKDLLPVLEPVAQSGKPLLIIAEDVDGEALATLVVNKLRGSLKIAAVKAPGFGDRRKAMLEDIAILTGGTVIAEERGFTMENATLDMLGTCEKISINKDNTTIVNGSGSAKTIKTRVNQIKSQIESTTSDYDKEKLQERLAKLAGGVAVLYVGAASEVEMKEKKDRVDDALHATRAAVEEGIVAGGGVALIRAKALLSKIKTENSDEETGVQIVARAIESPLRTIVENAGGEGSVVVAKVLDGKGDFGYDAKSETYVDMIKAGIIDPKKVTRIALENAASVAGMILTTECALTDIKEDSPSGPPMGGGMPGMM; from the coding sequence ATGGCAAAAGATATAAAATTTGATATTGATGCAAGAGACGGCCTCAAACGCGGTGTCGATGCATTGGCAAACGCAGTAAAAGTAACCTTAGGACCAAAAGGTAGAAACGTTATCATCAGCAAGTCATTTGGCGCACCGATGATCACCAAGGATGGGGTTACCGTAGCAAAGGAAATAGAATTGGCAGATGCCCTAGAAAACATGGGAGCCCAAATGGTTAAGGAAGTTGCTTCCAAAACCAATGATTTGGCAGGTGATGGTACCACCACTGCAACCGTATTGGCACAGGCTATCGTAAAAGAAGGTCTTAAAAACGTAGCTGCAGGTGCAAATCCGATGGACTTAAAAAGAGGTATTGACAAGGCGGTAGCTGTTATCGTTGAAGATTTGGCAAGACAGACCAAAAAAATAGGTGATTCCTCTGAAAAAATAAAACAAGTTGCTGCTATTTCATCCAACAATGATGAAACTATTGGTGACTTAATTGCACAAGCTTTTGAGAAAGTTGGCAAGGAAGGTGTTATTACCGTTGAAGAGGCAAAAGGAACAGATACCTATGTTGATGTTGTTGAAGGAATGCAGTTTGACAGAGGTTACCTTTCTCCTTACTTTGTAACGGATTCCGAAAAAATGACCGCAGATTTGGAAAATCCTTACATTTTATTATACGATAAGAAGATTTCTTCTATGAAGGATCTTTTACCAGTATTGGAGCCAGTAGCACAGTCTGGCAAACCTTTATTGATCATTGCAGAGGATGTAGACGGTGAAGCTTTGGCTACTTTGGTGGTTAACAAATTAAGAGGTTCCTTAAAAATCGCTGCTGTAAAAGCACCTGGTTTTGGAGATAGAAGAAAAGCTATGTTGGAAGACATCGCTATCTTAACTGGCGGTACCGTTATAGCTGAGGAAAGAGGTTTCACAATGGAAAACGCCACCTTAGATATGTTGGGTACTTGTGAAAAAATATCTATCAACAAGGACAACACTACTATTGTTAATGGTTCCGGATCAGCGAAGACCATTAAAACTAGGGTAAACCAAATAAAATCTCAAATAGAATCCACAACTTCTGATTACGACAAAGAAAAACTTCAGGAGCGTTTGGCCAAATTGGCTGGTGGGGTCGCCGTACTTTATGTTGGTGCCGCATCTGAAGTGGAAATGAAAGAGAAAAAAGATAGGGTAGATGATGCTCTACACGCTACAAGAGCAGCGGTTGAAGAAGGTATCGTTGCCGGTGGAGGAGTTGCCTTGATAAGAGCCAAAGCACTTCTTTCCAAGATCAAAACAGAAAATTCTGATGAGGAAACTGGCGTACAGATCGTTGCCAGAGCCATTGAATCTCCCTTGAGAACAATTGTTGAGAATGCAGGTGGAGAAGGTTCTGTAGTTGTTGCCAAAGTATTGGACGGCAAAGGTGATTTTGGATATGATGCCAAAAGCGAAACCTATGTAGATATGATCAAGGCAGGTATTATAGATCCTAAAAAAGTAACCAGAATTGCATTGGAAAATGCTGCATCGGTTGCTGGAATGATCTTGACTACCGAATGTGCATTGACCGACATTAAGGAAGATTCTCCGTCAGGCCCACCAATGGGTGGAGGTATGCCCGGAATGATGTAA
- the groES gene encoding co-chaperone GroES: MAKVSIKPLADRVLIEPMAAETKTASGLFIPDTAKEKPQKGKVVAVGPGTKDEKVTLKVGDTVLYGKYAGTELKLEGSEYLMMRESDILAVI; this comes from the coding sequence ATGGCTAAAGTTAGCATTAAACCATTAGCGGATAGAGTTCTTATTGAGCCTATGGCTGCCGAAACAAAGACTGCATCAGGTCTTTTCATTCCAGATACCGCAAAAGAAAAACCACAAAAAGGTAAAGTAGTAGCTGTTGGTCCTGGTACTAAGGACGAAAAAGTAACCCTTAAAGTTGGAGATACTGTACTATATGGCAAATATGCTGGTACGGAGCTAAAATTGGAAGGCTCTGAATACCTAATGATGCGCGAGAGCGATATCCTAGCGGTCATATAA
- the secG gene encoding preprotein translocase subunit SecG, whose amino-acid sequence MNTTFTIFLVLIILVCLLLMLVIMVQNPKGGGLSSSFGGGGSQVVGGVKKTGDFLDRSTWTLATILVVLILLSNVALKGSFSGSDSKLLNGDPIENTTQEALPVTPITTPANKPSDSVE is encoded by the coding sequence ATGAATACAACATTTACAATATTCTTGGTACTGATCATCCTAGTGTGTCTATTACTAATGCTCGTTATTATGGTACAAAACCCTAAAGGTGGCGGTTTATCATCTTCTTTTGGAGGTGGTGGAAGTCAGGTTGTGGGCGGTGTTAAAAAAACAGGCGACTTCTTAGACAGGAGCACATGGACCTTAGCAACTATTTTGGTGGTATTGATCTTACTTTCTAACGTTGCTCTCAAAGGAAGCTTTAGTGGTTCCGATTCAAAATTGCTAAATGGCGATCCTATAGAGAATACTACTCAGGAAGCCTTACCAGTGACTCCAATAACAACACCTGCCAACAAGCCATCGGATAGCGTAGAATAA
- a CDS encoding LptE family protein: MIRSKHILIILIIATTISGCGIYNFTGGDVGSAKTFQVPYFQNYASQNPGSTFEPGMDRDFTLALQDLILNQTSLNLVSSNGDLLYEGEIVEYRISPMSATAQQTAAQNRLSIGVNVRFFNNTKKDVDFEQRFSFFYDYPANSQFSSVKDEAHQVIFERITQDIFNKSLADW, from the coding sequence ATGATCAGGAGTAAACATATTCTTATTATACTTATTATAGCAACCACTATCTCAGGTTGCGGGATATACAACTTTACCGGTGGTGATGTAGGGTCAGCAAAGACCTTTCAGGTGCCATATTTCCAAAATTATGCCTCTCAAAATCCCGGATCTACATTTGAACCAGGGATGGATAGGGATTTCACCTTGGCCTTGCAAGACCTAATACTTAACCAGACTAGCCTAAACTTGGTCAGCTCCAACGGGGATTTATTATACGAGGGCGAAATTGTGGAATACCGCATCTCTCCCATGTCTGCCACTGCACAGCAAACGGCCGCCCAAAACAGATTGAGCATTGGAGTGAATGTAAGGTTCTTTAACAACACTAAAAAGGATGTAGATTTTGAACAGCGATTTTCATTCTTTTACGATTACCCAGCAAATTCTCAATTTTCTTCGGTAAAGGATGAGGCTCATCAAGTGATTTTTGAGCGCATTACCCAAGACATTTTTAATAAATCATTGGCAGACTGGTAA